The window AGCAATTTCAACACCTTTGGGTTTACCCGAAGAGCCGGAGGTATACAGAATGTAAGCGAGATCCTCTGGATCGATTTTGATAGTGGTATTTTCCGTAGGAAACAACTTGATGGCTTCTTCGCAATCATCCAGGCAGAGACAGAAAAAGCCATGTTTATCAGGTTTAGGTAATAAATATTGGTGATCAGAATGCGTTAAAATAAAAGCCGGTTTTCCATCCGCTAAGGTCTGAGCAAATTTATCAAAATAATCGTCGATGGCATCCGGTGAATTACCGATCGCCGTAGGATCAATGGCAATGAAAGCACCCCCTGCTTTCCAAATAGCCAAAATGGCGATAATCCATTGAGGTTCCCGGGGTAGAAATGTGCCTACGATAAATTCTTGCCCAGGATCTAGCCCCCGCACTTTTTTTTGTTCGAGTAATAAATAAGCCATTTGATTAGCTCGAGCATTGAGTTGAGCGTAAGTGAGCATTTGATCTTTGAAAAGAAGGGCGGGTTGATTGGGATAATATTTAGCATAAGCTTCAAAGCGATGTAAGAAAACAAAGTGATTTAAGTCGTGAATTTTCGTAAGATCTTTATTCTGAGAAAGTTGGGCGAGAGAGGCTTTTATGTATTTATCAACGGCAATACGTCGTTTTGGCGGTATTAGAGAGCCATTTTTCCACTGTTCAAGATCCGCTATCTTGATGCGGTCATTCAAAATAATGGACCTATAGGGCTCTTCTTTGACAAGCTCGTGTTGCTTAGAAAGATTATCACAGAGAAGATTGGAGATAGATTCGTATAAACCGGTTTTTAAGTTGCCTGCACGATATTCGAGCATCAGGGTCATCGGGAATAGATCACTATCTGCAAGTTCTTCAATCAATGTCTTACGCATGGTTGCTCTCCACTAATTTATTAATCATTTACGCTGGTTAGTTGATTAGTTCAATAGTCGCAGTCAAGATTACTAATACAGTATCATATCTAATGAAATTGTAGCAATTAATCATCTATGACTGCGTATTAGACAAAGGATAGTGTAATAAATTCTATCCTGGTTCAGTAATATTACCGAAAATCATCACATCTTCAATAAAATTTTGAGCTTTGGTTTTGTTCTCTATCCTCATGAGTATCTTGCTTTTTTTCATCTTTTTCTATCTCAGAATACACTGCAGTTTGAGCTGAAGATTGAGGTAGCTTATCCTTCAAAAGTTTTTCGACCAATTCGGGAATATGAGAGATAACACTTTTTATGGCATCTATTTCATTGCGGCTCACCAGAGATGAATTGATTTTATGTTCCAGGCTTCCAGTAGAGGACAGTATTTTTTTGCATTTCTTTTTCAGTTGATATAAATCAGGGAGCAATACTTTTTCGATAGGATAAGGCATTATCAAATCGATTTCTCTATTTTTAAATTTTAAGATAATTTCTGAAGTTATTGAAGATATTGTATCCATTGATTGATCTGTTAGAAGTTCGTTAAATAGATTTATCTGAATTGTTTCTTTAAATAGGCCTCTAAGATAATTCGTTAGATGATGATCGAGTTGGTTATTTTTGAAATCATCGATCATTCCTGTGATTGTTAGATCAGTTATTTGACGATGACTGCATATAGGCAAGTTGATTTTTTCTAGAATAGAAATTAAAGCGTCTTCAATTTCCTCTGAGATTACAATAGAGACTAGATTGGACTTCCAATCTTTTATTAATCCTGTAAATGATAAAATATTTATTTTTTCTCGTATAAAATCCGTTGGGAATCTCAGGAAGCGTTCATGTAATTCACTTTCGAGAGCCTCACAAAAATTCGATTCAAATTTGGATTTTTTGTAAAATTTGACTGCTTGATGAAAAAACTTTAATTTGTACGTTGCTTTTAATAGGCCGTGAATTGAACTATTGGTGTCATTGTTAATTATTTCATTCAATTTTCTATTAATATGTAGATTAAGTCGACTATTTTCCTTCGAAGGTAACTTATTATATAGCCATTTTTCTGATTTTAGTTTTACCCATTGATTGATATACTCAGTTATGGTTGAAAGAGATTGATAGCTTTCATTTCTGTTTACCATCCAAAACTGGGCCAATCTTCTTGAGGCTTCATAATCGAGTCGTTGTTTAAGACCAGTATTCGCGAGCGTATTTGACCCCCAAGCTGATATTAAAATCTTTATGCCCTGATGAAGTAAGATTGTAGTTTGTCTGTCTTTCAATCGCTCTGGATCGAATAATTCATCATAATCTGTAATGGCTCTGTTTGAGCGAAGTCTTAATAGTGAGGCGGAATTGAGTTTATCCAGAACTGTTAAAACAGTTAGGCCGGAATAGTCATCCCCTTTGGATATAGATGCTTCAATAGATGGTATGTTTCCTTCCTCTATTAGCTTGTAAAATTTCATTGGTTCCTCACACAGTAAATATTAATCAAAGGTACTGTTAGTACACATAAGAGCTACATGATCGAATATAGTGGAGGATTGACAGGGAGGGAACGGTAAAATTACGTTATTTATCGATAACCATTGTATTGATTGGGATCAACTGCGTCAAAAGCTCAAGTTTGGTTTTAACACAAGCTTTTTGTTTTATATTTTCGATGTGAGTTTCCACGGTGCGTGGTGATATAAAAAGAATTTTACCTGTTTCTTTGGCTGAATGACCAAGACGTAGATGATATAAACAATCAGCTTCTCTTTTGGAAAGTGGTACGGTTATATTGTTTACTCGAATGCAATTGACGTTTTTAATAGCTGGTTGAACTTGATTGTGGTCTATGTCGATGGAAATAGATTGAAGTTTTGCCTCATTGTGTAAGATATCATTGAGTGATACTCCGCCTGGCAATAAGGTTGGTGAATTTTTATTACTGGACTGGACTAAGGTATACCATTGTTCCGGGCTAATTTTTTCTCCAACACCTGCAATTGCTATGGCTTCCCCTAATTTATTGCAGATTAAAATACTCCAGTCTCTGAGGTAATGTACATTACCGTCAGGCGATCCAATCCTGAAAAACATATGATTGTTACCATCATTGATGGTTAAATTGTTCAATCTGCTGGAAATTGTTTGATTAATAGTTGAAGAGTCTATTGGTAGTAAATAATTATTCCAAGATTCTGGGTGTTCATAGAGTTTGGATGCTGGATCACCGAAAATGGTTTCGAAATTTGGACTAATGTAGAGCTGTCTTTTATAGTCGAGGCTCCTCATCCAGCAGATAGTATTTGACTGATTTGCTAATTGAGCAAACATTCTATTGAATGATTCTAGTTCAGCCGCAATAAGTTTTTTTGGCATGGCAAGCCTCAAGGGTAAGTGCCAAATGTACCAAAATAATGACACAAATGCAATTTACCCAAGGGCTGGCCAATATATGCGGGCCAACAAATATATTTGCTAACTTTTATCCTTTTAATGTTTGTTTCACTGCTGAAAGCGAGGGGAATTCAGTCGTATCAGTCAAGGATTTCGAGAACAAACCACACGATTTATAGTTTGTTGAGAAAGCTTTTCGAGTGACATTACTGACTTTCGTAACAACTGGGGCTGCTAGTTTGAAGGCCCTTGTTGAGTACAATAAATCAGCAATATTAAATCGTGCTTTTTCTCGAGCCAGCTCCATGGGCTGTAACTTGGCTCCACTTCTGGCACAACGCTTATAAAGAAGTTCTTTGAAATTGTATTGATAGAGTAATTTTATAGCGGCCTCACTCATAGCAATAGGTTGTGTAGAGCTTGCGATCAAATGTAAAGCGTTATAGCCTTTATCAGAGGTCGTCCAATCTTTGTTGACTTTATTTTCTGAGAAAAGGCTTTGAAGTGTTTCTAGGTCACAATGTGTTACAGCGAAAAAAAATCTCTCTTTGACAACTTCACGTAACTGGATAATTGATTTTACTTCATTGATATGTGGGTTTTTTGATGCCTCATTAGTAAATTGATTAATAAGGCCTTGCATTTTTACAGCAGTGGCAAATTTTTTAGTATACTTTCCTGATCTATCATGTATGAAAAAATTATTGCCTAGATCTATTTTGTGTAGCCCTCTGTTATTCTCTATCCCTTTGAATAATAGCTCAACCAATGGGTAATTAACATATGACTCTTGTAGGCCTAGTATCTTAATAGAGCTATTGACGGTGAGCATGTGTGATAGATGTTCGTAAACTGATGTAAAGTCCTCTCCATTCCTATAATCATGAGTGTTTTTCAAAAAAACCTTGTCTACAATATCATTTTTAGTAAGTGCATCTAATAGCGCGTGGTGTCCTTCAATACCAAAACGATTATTTTCAAGGTGCAATGTTGTAATATTTTCAGGATTTTTACTGATATATTCAGCAATAATATTGATGGAATCACTATTTAAACCAGCATTCTGAAAGTGTATTTTTGTGAAGAAAGGAAAGATATTGCTGAGATATTTTATATCGATTGTAGATAGTTTTGTGTCGTAAAATTGAAACATAATTTTCTGAAGATTCCTACAGCGAAAATCTAATCGATTGCAGAATGATGCAATAGAATCAGATGAAAAAATAACATTGGTGAAAGTTATTTTTTTTAATTGATCATTGAAGTTTAGTTTATCCGCAATTAGCTCAGCTATTTGTGCATTAAACGTTTCATCTTCGATGACAATTTCGTCTTTAAAGATATGAATAGACATGTTAATCTCCTTTCAAGTTAATTAAAAAAACCTGAGAAGAGATTAAAATTTTGAGTATTCTTATGGATCAGCAGAAGTACTCGATAATATACTTAAAAATAAGCTAATATTTGGTGATTATAGGTATCGGATATTCAAATAATTCAGGCCAAAGTTAATAAAAGCCCTATTTAAAATAGTCTTAAATAAAGTTCATGAAAATAGCAAATTATTATTCTATTATTTCACCGTAATATTACGGAATCGCTGAAAATCGTTATGTTTAGTGCTAATCGAGCAAAAATATCACGTTAAATATCTTGAATTAACTTCCCGTAATCTTACTGATGATCTACTAATTGAAGTGATACTAGAATTAAAACAGTAGTAATTTTAATTGGGGGAAATAATGGAAAAATTAAACATAACGTTGCCGAAATTATTGTCGGAACTGGTCAACGATATCAAAAAATGCTTTGACAATTCAACGGTTTCTCAAAAAACGATGGAAGATATATCAGGCATTTTGTATCGATTTGGTCAAGAAAAATTTATTGCTTGTTTAAAAGAGATAAATTGTGATAAAGGTTATTTGGAAAAAATAGCATGTAACTCGTATCTGCATGAAAATGGGTTCTACAAGATTAATCTATATACCTCTAATGATTTTACAATTCGATTTCATATTTGGGAGCATAGTGTTGAAATAAAAGAAACGCTTCATGACCATCGATGGTTTTTTGCCTCAACGGTCCTTAATGGTAGCTTGAAAAGTGAAATTTGGCAATATTCTCCTTCTGCTCAAGCTTCAGAATATGATGAATACCTATATATAGATAAAAATACCAATCCGATTCGCATAGGTTCGTCTCGAGTAGAATATGTAAAGACTGTAGTAAGAAATGCAGGTGAAAAATATACGCTTTCTCCTGATGTTTTGCACAGAATAATTTCCTCAGGTAGTGAAATGACAGCTACATTATTTTGTAGATCAACCGTCATCAAGAGCACTGCAAGGAATATTATCGTTAATGATAAAGTTCCTAATGTAATCCCGCAATATTTTACATTAGAAAAGCTTTCTTCAATCATCGACGAATATGTAATTGAATCTCAAAACAACCTTCATAGGAGAATAGTATGAATTTTGATGAATATTTCACTAAGATGGCTTTGGAGTGTGAAGAGTCTTTGCTATCTGCACCGTTACTCAATAGTATAGATACGCTGACTACCAACCAATTGCATTATTTATTCTCGCAGTTATATTATTTCATTGAGCAATTTCCAGGGTATCTTGGTGCCTTGCTGTTAAAATCAACAGATAAGTCTATACTTTTCGTCGTATCGCAAAATCTAGTCGATGAGTGCGGAGGCATCGATAAGCTTGATGCAAATATTTATACTTCCTCACACAGTGCGCTATTGAAAGATTTTATTACAAAGTCGATCGGAAAGCCGCTAGCTGAGATGGATATTTATACGAGAATATTAATAGAATCTTTTCGTAAATTATTCACAAA of the Gammaproteobacteria bacterium genome contains:
- a CDS encoding LuxR C-terminal-related transcriptional regulator, with the protein product MPKKLIAAELESFNRMFAQLANQSNTICWMRSLDYKRQLYISPNFETIFGDPASKLYEHPESWNNYLLPIDSSTINQTISSRLNNLTINDGNNHMFFRIGSPDGNVHYLRDWSILICNKLGEAIAIAGVGEKISPEQWYTLVQSSNKNSPTLLPGGVSLNDILHNEAKLQSISIDIDHNQVQPAIKNVNCIRVNNITVPLSKREADCLYHLRLGHSAKETGKILFISPRTVETHIENIKQKACVKTKLELLTQLIPINTMVIDK
- a CDS encoding iron-containing redox enzyme family protein, which gives rise to MNFDEYFTKMALECEESLLSAPLLNSIDTLTTNQLHYLFSQLYYFIEQFPGYLGALLLKSTDKSILFVVSQNLVDECGGIDKLDANIYTSSHSALLKDFITKSIGKPLAEMDIYTRILIESFRKLFTNSTLIESLSAMTIMESISNKWFSLVYDRLLKRNEFSELELYFFKIHISLDEVHGNALKNVLQSLITDYNSSILFRHGALSAMSYWDNFYTGLYGYLGGLSLDKVK